One genomic window of Effusibacillus lacus includes the following:
- a CDS encoding nitrilase-related carbon-nitrogen hydrolase has translation MPVGTISSSKDTVGVAVVNYAAPVVRTREEVLMNCNRIANFVDDVKRGYPGLDLIIFPEYSTQGLHPTKWLQLSTTVPGPETEIFARACRRNNVWGVFSITGEINTNGNPWNSLLLMNNKGEIVMNYHKINPWVPQEPWQPGNKTMVVEGPKGLKIGAIICYDGNIPEICRDTVLKGAELLVRIQGYMNPSREQQRMISQVRAWENLTYMAVSNLAGRDLTYSGIKSIE, from the coding sequence ATGCCGGTAGGAACCATTTCGTCATCCAAGGATACAGTCGGAGTTGCTGTGGTAAATTACGCCGCACCGGTCGTCAGAACGAGAGAAGAAGTACTGATGAACTGCAACAGAATTGCAAACTTTGTGGATGACGTGAAACGAGGGTATCCGGGGTTGGACTTGATCATCTTTCCTGAGTATTCGACGCAAGGGCTCCATCCTACCAAATGGTTGCAATTATCCACGACAGTGCCGGGACCTGAAACCGAAATTTTTGCAAGGGCATGCCGGAGGAACAACGTTTGGGGTGTGTTCTCGATCACCGGGGAAATCAATACCAACGGGAACCCCTGGAATTCGCTTTTGCTGATGAACAACAAAGGCGAAATTGTGATGAACTACCACAAAATAAATCCCTGGGTTCCCCAGGAGCCCTGGCAACCGGGGAACAAAACGATGGTTGTGGAAGGGCCGAAGGGCTTAAAAATCGGCGCGATCATTTGTTACGACGGGAACATCCCGGAAATTTGCCGCGACACGGTGTTGAAAGGGGCGGAACTGCTTGTCCGGATTCAGGGCTATATGAACCCGTCACGGGAACAGCAAAGGATGATCTCGCAAGTTCGGGCATGGGAAAATCTCACTTATATGGCGGTTTCGAAT